From Halorubrum salinarum, the proteins below share one genomic window:
- a CDS encoding AbrB/MazE/SpoVT family DNA-binding domain-containing protein — METRKVQTVGNGTYTVSLPKEWAESQGVTAGDTVSLHDHIDGVLAVQTPEGCDADAPAAGRIESTDPEVIARALRAAYAAGLREVTVERNGPLTSAQRRVVERTARGRIGMSVAAESETETTVRIMLDSEEVSVSQSLRQLSFTARSIHADAVEALAAAPDESPVGSRDDQVERLAAMVERSVSRGAADLSEVDALGATRPELFESWTAMRELRRFGDAASEIGAAAAALDEPPDGPPLEAFREVGRTVREVVVDGVGVALGDEPVAVARDAVVAAREARERIDSFDRRLDEAGASAAELRWASRALRRTAERAGDVAEVGLRRAVRCGEPVRDAE; from the coding sequence ATGGAAACCCGTAAGGTCCAGACCGTCGGAAACGGAACGTACACCGTCTCGCTGCCGAAGGAGTGGGCGGAGTCGCAGGGCGTCACCGCCGGCGACACCGTGAGCCTCCACGACCACATCGACGGCGTGCTGGCGGTCCAGACGCCGGAGGGCTGCGACGCCGACGCGCCGGCCGCCGGCCGGATCGAGTCGACCGATCCGGAGGTGATCGCGCGGGCGCTGCGAGCGGCCTACGCCGCCGGTCTCCGAGAGGTCACGGTCGAGCGCAACGGGCCGCTCACCTCGGCGCAGCGGCGCGTCGTCGAGCGGACCGCCCGGGGTCGCATCGGGATGTCCGTGGCCGCGGAGTCCGAGACGGAGACGACGGTGCGGATCATGCTGGACTCGGAGGAGGTCTCCGTGAGCCAGTCGCTCCGCCAGCTGTCGTTCACCGCGCGCTCGATCCACGCGGACGCCGTCGAGGCGCTCGCGGCGGCGCCCGACGAGTCGCCGGTCGGCTCCCGAGACGACCAGGTCGAGCGCCTCGCGGCGATGGTCGAGCGGTCCGTGTCGCGGGGGGCGGCTGACCTGAGCGAGGTCGACGCGCTCGGCGCGACGCGGCCGGAGCTGTTCGAGTCGTGGACCGCGATGCGCGAGCTCCGCCGGTTCGGGGACGCCGCGTCGGAGATCGGCGCCGCCGCCGCCGCGCTCGACGAGCCGCCGGACGGGCCGCCGCTGGAGGCGTTCCGCGAGGTCGGCCGAACGGTCCGCGAGGTCGTCGTCGACGGGGTGGGCGTGGCCCTCGGCGACGAGCCCGTCGCCGTCGCTCGGGACGCGGTCGTCGCCGCCCGCGAGGCGCGCGAGCGGATCGACTCCTTCGACCGGCGGTTGGACGAGGCGGGGGCGAGCGCCGCGGAGCTGCGATGGGCCTCGCGCGCGCTCCGGCGGACCGCTGAGCGCGCGGGCGACGTGGCCGAGGTCGGGCTCCGGCGGGCGGTCCGGTGCGGCGAGCCGGTCCGCGACGCGGAGTAG
- the pstA gene encoding phosphate ABC transporter permease PstA codes for MAGANETDAKLVESETTETDAVAGVAVGLSAVLFALAVAALFERVSLTGSLFGVRTVTLLGGLLTALGVAVVAFGAGSRLGYVETDPDPSAGLVAGFGAAVPWVAVGGGVASQTLGLGTAGGAVAGIAAGGVAFALTVLPREDLGSTLPLGSLLALTGLVFLTGVIGPEWVWELDWAQQAAITAEFLIPASTLFAALYGGWASAKAYGGFGARGRHMGAYVLVYLNAVSIVAFLFILVAFVVVQGLPGLLNGAEFGFGTGPETTILGASVTLPASVPFVMNGVALFNDFQGVLPAIVGTLWLVAGAVVLAVPLGVGAAVFLTEYADRGRFTQVVEIATNGLWSTPSIVFGLFGFAFLVPRFGNGKSLLSGMITLGFMLLPLVVITSREAMLSVPDEYRDASAALGVSKWQTIRSVVLPAALPGVVTGVILGVGRIAGETAPILLTMAGGTFLPGSQTADVLGSFQFTTAPPFVANPALMEATSALPYQLYALIAAGVGASSNVGNADEFRWATALVLLVVVLSFYAIGIATRYYFRRRLKHT; via the coding sequence ATGGCCGGTGCCAACGAGACCGACGCGAAGCTCGTCGAGTCCGAGACCACCGAGACGGACGCGGTCGCCGGGGTGGCGGTCGGCCTCTCGGCGGTCCTGTTCGCCCTCGCGGTCGCGGCGCTGTTCGAGCGCGTCAGCCTCACCGGCTCGCTGTTCGGCGTCCGGACCGTGACGCTGCTCGGGGGGCTCCTGACCGCCCTCGGCGTCGCGGTGGTCGCCTTCGGCGCCGGGTCGCGGCTCGGCTACGTCGAGACCGACCCGGACCCGAGCGCCGGGCTCGTCGCGGGCTTCGGCGCCGCGGTCCCGTGGGTCGCCGTCGGCGGGGGCGTCGCGAGTCAGACGCTCGGCCTCGGCACCGCCGGCGGCGCCGTCGCCGGGATCGCCGCCGGCGGCGTCGCGTTCGCACTCACCGTGCTCCCGCGGGAGGACCTCGGGTCGACGCTCCCGCTCGGGAGCCTCCTCGCGCTGACCGGGCTCGTGTTCCTGACCGGCGTCATCGGTCCGGAGTGGGTGTGGGAGCTCGACTGGGCCCAGCAGGCCGCGATCACCGCCGAGTTCCTCATCCCCGCGTCGACGCTGTTCGCCGCCCTGTACGGCGGGTGGGCGTCGGCGAAGGCGTACGGCGGCTTCGGCGCTCGGGGGCGGCACATGGGCGCGTACGTCCTCGTCTACCTGAACGCGGTCTCCATCGTCGCCTTCCTCTTCATCCTCGTCGCCTTCGTGGTCGTTCAGGGGCTCCCCGGCCTGCTGAACGGCGCCGAGTTCGGCTTCGGGACCGGACCGGAGACGACGATCCTCGGCGCGTCGGTCACCCTCCCGGCGTCGGTCCCGTTCGTGATGAACGGCGTCGCGCTGTTCAACGACTTCCAGGGCGTGTTGCCGGCCATCGTCGGCACGCTGTGGCTCGTCGCCGGGGCCGTCGTGCTCGCCGTCCCGCTCGGCGTCGGCGCGGCCGTCTTCCTCACCGAGTACGCCGACCGCGGCCGGTTCACGCAGGTCGTCGAGATCGCCACCAACGGGCTGTGGAGCACCCCGAGCATCGTCTTCGGCCTGTTCGGGTTCGCGTTCCTCGTCCCGCGGTTCGGCAACGGGAAGTCGCTGCTCTCGGGGATGATCACGCTCGGGTTCATGCTGCTCCCGCTCGTCGTCATCACCTCCCGCGAGGCGATGCTCTCGGTCCCCGACGAGTACCGCGACGCGAGCGCCGCCCTCGGCGTGTCGAAGTGGCAGACGATCCGCAGCGTCGTCCTCCCGGCGGCGCTCCCGGGCGTCGTCACCGGCGTCATCCTCGGCGTCGGTCGCATCGCCGGCGAGACGGCGCCGATCCTGCTGACGATGGCCGGCGGGACGTTCCTCCCGGGCTCGCAGACGGCCGACGTCCTCGGCAGCTTCCAGTTCACGACGGCGCCGCCGTTCGTGGCGAACCCGGCGCTGATGGAGGCCACGTCTGCGCTCCCGTACCAGCTGTACGCCCTCATCGCGGCCGGCGTCGGCGCGAGCAGCAACGTCGGCAACGCGGACGAGTTCCGGTGGGCGACGGCGCTGGTCCTGCTCGTCGTCGTCCTCTCCTTCTACGCGATCGGCATCGCGACGCGCTACTACTTCCGGCGGCGGCTCAAGCACACCTGA
- the pstB gene encoding phosphate ABC transporter ATP-binding protein PstB, with the protein MSENTTPQTQTTTAAAESDQPLTTTAGETAEQTRSEWTDYEFPGDAKMAVEDLHVHYGDDHALKGVSMEIPEKSVTALIGPSGCGKSTFLRCLNRMNDRVSSARIDGSVKLDGQEIYQDGVNLVELRKRVGMVFQSPNPFPKSIRENIAYGPEKHGDLDTGLLARLLNRSDAEERDELVERCLRDAALWDEVSDRLDDNALGLSGGQQQRLCIGRCLSVDPEVILMDEPASALDPIATAKIEDLIDDLAEEYTVVIVTHNMQQAARISDQTAVFLTGGELVEYGDTDQVFEDPHSERVEDYITGKFG; encoded by the coding sequence ATGAGCGAGAACACGACACCACAGACCCAGACCACGACCGCGGCGGCGGAGAGCGACCAACCACTCACGACGACCGCCGGCGAGACCGCCGAGCAGACGCGGTCGGAGTGGACCGACTACGAGTTCCCGGGCGACGCGAAGATGGCCGTCGAGGACCTCCACGTCCACTACGGCGACGACCACGCGCTGAAGGGCGTCTCGATGGAGATCCCCGAGAAGAGCGTCACCGCGCTGATCGGCCCCTCCGGCTGCGGGAAGTCGACGTTCCTCCGGTGTCTCAACCGGATGAACGACCGCGTCAGCTCCGCCCGGATCGACGGGTCGGTGAAGCTGGACGGACAGGAGATATACCAGGACGGCGTCAACCTCGTCGAGCTCCGAAAGCGGGTCGGGATGGTGTTCCAGTCCCCGAACCCGTTCCCGAAGTCGATCCGCGAGAACATCGCCTACGGGCCGGAGAAGCACGGCGACCTCGACACGGGCCTCCTCGCGCGGCTGCTGAACCGGAGCGACGCCGAGGAGCGCGACGAGCTGGTCGAGCGCTGCCTCCGCGACGCGGCGCTGTGGGACGAGGTGAGCGACCGACTCGACGACAACGCGCTCGGCCTCTCGGGCGGCCAACAGCAGCGCCTCTGTATCGGCCGGTGCCTCTCCGTCGACCCGGAGGTCATCCTGATGGACGAGCCCGCGTCGGCGCTGGACCCGATCGCCACCGCGAAGATCGAGGACCTGATCGACGACCTCGCGGAGGAGTACACCGTCGTCATCGTCACGCACAACATGCAACAGGCCGCGCGCATCTCCGACCAGACGGCGGTGTTTCTCACGGGCGGCGAGCTGGTCGAGTACGGCGACACGGACCAGGTGTTCGAGGACCCCCACAGCGAGCGCGTGGAGGACTACATCACCGGCAAGTTCGGGTGA
- the phoU gene encoding phosphate signaling complex protein PhoU, protein MPRERYRDSLDELRSDVLAMGDLVTERLGDSLEAVETRDESLARAVAEGDDEVNETYLALEDRCVDLFALQQPVAGDLRFVTASFKIITDLERIGDLAVNLANYSLAARETVAPEVAVDAIGAAALDLLERSLAAYETGDAAACRAVAAGDDEVDALCQRASESVTRELIAETDDDGWAAERLLDDVSRVLLTVRDLERVGDHAVNIAARTLYMVENDPELLY, encoded by the coding sequence ATGCCACGAGAACGGTACCGCGACTCGCTCGACGAGCTCCGGTCGGACGTGCTCGCGATGGGCGACCTGGTGACGGAGCGGCTCGGAGACAGCCTGGAGGCCGTCGAGACCCGGGACGAGTCGCTGGCGCGGGCCGTCGCCGAAGGCGACGACGAGGTCAACGAGACGTACCTCGCCCTGGAGGACCGCTGCGTCGACCTCTTCGCCCTCCAGCAGCCGGTCGCCGGCGACCTCCGGTTCGTCACCGCCTCGTTCAAGATCATCACCGACTTAGAGCGGATCGGCGACCTCGCGGTGAACCTCGCGAACTACTCGCTGGCGGCGCGGGAGACGGTCGCCCCCGAGGTGGCGGTCGACGCGATCGGCGCGGCGGCGCTCGATCTCCTCGAACGGAGCCTCGCGGCCTACGAGACCGGCGACGCCGCGGCGTGTCGGGCCGTGGCCGCCGGCGACGACGAGGTGGACGCGCTCTGCCAGCGCGCGAGCGAGAGCGTCACCCGCGAGCTGATCGCCGAGACCGACGACGACGGGTGGGCGGCCGAGCGGCTGTTGGACGACGTGTCGCGGGTGCTGTTGACGGTCAGGGACTTGGAGCGAGTCGGCGACCACGCGGTGAACATCGCGGCGCGAACCCTGTACATGGTCGAGAACGACCCGGAACTACTCTACTGA